The window TTAgtgttgaaattattattttaaattatatctTTAGGAACCAGTCTTTACCTGacataatttgtttttttttatgtgGCTGGGAGTAGAATTCCGCATGTTTGctttgttctatttgggactagtcagtTGAATGTACGAGCATACCTATAAGAATGTTTACACTGAGACTCTAATCCAGTGCCTTTCACATCAAACACATAATGCGTTAATTGTACACTGAAATACTGAGTCAGGATGTTTACTAACTTGTTGGTAATATCATTGCTTTACCGTATTTTACTGTGTTATATATTGTGTCAGTATCAGGCTACTTCTGATGATCCGATATCAGTTGGagaaccactgaaaaccaaTGACCGATATATAATTATACATTTTAGTTAATTAAACAATCATTTGCCTTCATCTCTTTTGTAATCTAATTCTTTTCAACATAGATTTGAAGCGAAATACTAATTCAGatgtcaataaaataatttatgaatttatGGCACAGTAATCattgatataaatgaaaatttgtaTATACTATATCATTCGAATATTTTAGTTAATTCAGTTCAAGCTTTGTTCATATTGTAAACCATCTAAGTTATAGAACTTGTTTATTTTGAATTCATCAGTTAGTCAATGAAAATCATTTATCAATATCGTGTTGTGGATAATTGCTAAATTTTATCTGGATCACACCAATCAGTCTAAGTTAGACAAACATTGTCAACCTGAAAGCAATGGGCTTGTGTACTAATGGATCCCATGTTCACATATGAGATTGAAAGTACTGGGTTTGATTCTTGGATAAGGATGGCACACATCTTTTAGTATTTTCATATTAGGAAAAACATGATCACCCAATGCTTACaggatcggttcatgatcttaataaatATTACTAATTGAGTTCTTCATTTTCTTCAAGGTCATAGTTGAACTTAAGATTATTTAATTAAAGAATTTCTaaagatttcatttttatattaccTAGGTGATTAAAGTAACTTAAATTTCACTTCGATATATTCAATATCAAACTATTCGACACTATTACGTAATCTATTTATATTTCTTGATGATTGTCTATTTGTGTAACTTTTGTTTACGCTACTGATTAACTTAAGCATTTTAAACgactttatttataaaatgaatagtAATCAGTGTCAACAGTATGTTTTCATCActgatattttaaataataaagtgatatgtaatgtaatgatgatgtaataattaaatttgattATTAATCACTTTTCTGATAATTAGAGACACATAAACGGGCGTACATATAAACACACACAAATTGACTTATTTATCAATTAGttcagatggtggttgaaggtagtcgacaggaaaccctgaactcGGGTTTTGttctacttggcactcgtcagcaaggtgtacctgtaatcttgaggaaactggtgctccctagcggattcgatctcgtgtcacccagcttcacagtcagagacgttaccactgagctatccgagccgtgaccgATCTCCTGTGGGACTGAGGTGTaataacaattgattgatcattgggtggcgatcaatgtcatgcgtgtctagtccttattaatgcagatcgaatgctgtcgatcatgttgcagtgtggccaccagtctaggtgactcgacactgagggctctatatattgagattagatggtggttggaggtagtcgacaggaaaccctgaacacgggttttgtgctacttggcactcgtcagcaaggtgaacctgtaatcttgagggaactggtgctccctggcggattagAAAAATTGAGATCAGTTTTAGAGAACTATTATTGTTGCTATTTTGGAGGTTTTTAAATAGAAAAGAGAAGGCAACCATAGAGTTTCTTTCTTAGTCAGGTTCTTAcagtatttattaaatttataaaaaatggAGTAGTGTTAGTAAATATGTATCCATGTTTTAAACTTTAATAAGCAAAGGAAAAAACTATACAtcgtgtttcgtcctgtttgagactcatcagGTGACGGTATCTATATTTTAATGCATATATTCTTCTTCAGGAggctatatatatgtatagacgGAAAAATATTGGTAAATTCATATACTCATAATTCATTGGTTACATAAAGGACTTTTTTCAGTTAGACAAACATTCTAAACCAAAAATCACTGGGTGTTTTTTTCTAGTATGGGGTTCTTTGGAAATGTACGCTCATCTGTCGAACCCAGAACATTTCAGATCTATTGGCAAGCGATCAACTTTTATATTACTAAGTTGAAACTTAACTGTTTATATCTGTAATTTCAATCCATTCACAATATTATGCAGACTTAAACAAAAAATGTCTCATATACTCGATGTGGTTGTATTTTACTGATTACGGTTTTTTATTAGAACTCCTCGAAATTGTTCAGTAGTGAGCACATGTTTGTCTAATcaagatcaatctgtgatattagttatgaattttattaatatccataaaaatccAATGGTGATAATTATGGATAAACTGACTGAGACTAATTTTTTAATagaaaattaaacatttaatgagagatcaaaaataatttttaaaaatatttaacgaTATCCATTGAAGAATTGGATGGTTTGTCTAAATGCTAGATTAAACCCAGTTTTTATCTGGATGTAGTTGACAGAGTTATGTATTGATTACCACTATGTAAATTATTGGTCAATATACAGGCTTGTTGGGAACTACATTAGGATTTGAACCAAAGGATAGTATGTTCGAGTCCGATTGTGAACTAAACATGGGGAtacaagtacatccaactgacgagtcccaaataggaataATCGGACATCCTGAATTTCACCATTAGTTACTAACAAAATATGCAATAAATTGGACTTTGTTAATAACATGCACTAAGTAGTTTCCTTTTCACTCAAATCTTCTGCTTGATCACGATTGGGTATCATGAATCTCATATCAGCTAAGATTATAGGTATAGGCTATTCTGTATTGATTTAAGTATTGATGAAGTGCAAAAGAGTTTGGTTTAAATTTAATAACTACTATATTTTCTTCTATTAAACCTAAATTTATGAATGTGGCTTATCTATTTCAAAGGCGTATTTTTCTCAGTTaggaataaaattttaaatccATTATTCCTGTATCAAAACTACTATGTAAtatcattgaattcatgaagcgatctaatttagaaaaacattaaaaaaacataGAAGCCAAAGGTGTACATTCTGTCCTAGTATGGGTTCACTTAACGATACGCATCCACGAAGTTCGACATTAATACCCTTGGATCTCGGTTTAGTAGTCTAGATGATAAGCGTTCACTCAGGATGCCGAAGTTTCTGGGTTTGACTCCCTCATGTGGGGTGGTGGATGCCCACTTCTGAATAGTCCCTTACTTGGAATAAACAGCCCCTCAGTACTTGAAGGTTTTCAACGGTGTTTCAACTTGGAtcgatttatgatttcaatcaaatccaacaatctctacaaccacCTTACTAACCATGTAATTTTTATTCCTACCAGACAGTAAAGCCTACTGAATAATATTTAAGTAGCttgataatatttataaaataatgttgacaataaTTAGTTTTAGAGAGGCtgtatatatttacataaatattaaaACCTATGCATGTCGGTGTGCTCTCGTTTATATGAACTGTAAATCTTAAAATTAATACAAAGTAATATGCAAATTGAAAATCTGTaaatttcattaatattatgCAAATTATTGTATAAATAGAATATATGTCATGACTAacactactactgctactcAATATGATCTTAATTTAAAATcagaaatttaattaaatttttatttaaacctTCGGGATATTATGCTTATATTCAAGGTGTAGCTTATATATCTGCACATCCATTTCAAATATGTTAATTTAATTGAGTTTTATCAACAagtgaatagtttaattatacAATCTCTATATTTATATGTTataaaatgtgaataatatcaacaacaaaCTGCGATGAAGATACATGCATTTGATGAATCTCATATAGAACAATGTACATGTCTTTGTCTTCACTGCTAGTAATGATCTATATATTCTATAATCTCTAtgattttgtattgtttttatgggtaactttatttttattaaacaacAGTTGAAATAACATAATTAGTTAGGTTACACATTCTACCTGAATTGGTTCTGACATACATGATATATCACTGATCATTACGCGAAAAGTATTATATGAAGCTGATTACATGTAACACCAAGTAGGGCCGTTCATTATTAATCGAAAACAAGTGTGTTGCAGGCTTAACTATGTATTTTTCATATCACACTATTTActattgaataaattaactgACTCAATAAGttattcagtagtataattCAAGTCAATAACTGAATCTCAGGAATTTTTTAATATTCTACCTAAATTTCCAACTATTTTGTTAGATATAAACCTATTATAAACTTTCATCAGTATACAATTATACCATGTATCATACTAGTAAAATGGAAGAAAACTAAAAGACATAAATTTCACAACAGTCAACATCAGGTTGGTTTAATAGTAAAGAACTAAATATAAAGAATGTGATTTTAGAAGAAAGAATAGAGTTAAATTATAGagtatattttaaacaatttaagATCCAGAGGAACATATAATTGATTTTGCTCCATTTCACACTAATTACAATAGATCAGAGCACCAAATGATGTTTTCCGTCTACCGACATGATTGATATCACacccatcattgtcttcagtgagttactatctcacaacagacctggttgaactccactggtcactacatctcactagaactccaggatatacctcgtgaagccagtcactagtgagcagtggagttcaaccaggtcttttgtgagttagtaactcattgaatacaacggtggatgtgtctctcaatttggtggattggttgaagttagacattaacaccgctggatgccagctcagtttTCTAATTGTTAAGCGCTTGTGtacgagactggtaggtcctggtttcgaatctcgcaaggggcGCGGGGTCGGggatgctcactgctaaggagtcccacaataagaagaaatggccatccagtgcttccaggtttttcatggttgtctagcttcaactgactcatgatctaaactattgaagttactacaatctccacaaaacccatctgatatgaTTGATATCAGTTAATTCAAACCAGGTTTTAGTTTGGCAACTCAAAACTTCCTTTCAACATAAACTTAAGTCACATCAGAGTAGGTAATGATAGGAGACATGTAATATATGTCTTATTCACGTTGATCTAATAAAATTCACAGCCTCACTAAtcaatttttttactttaaattaTACCTAAACTCAGTATTACACAATAGAATATTCCTTAATTTACCCACTGTACTTTGAATTATTCTATGAACAACTATTATCCAAACTAGCTTGTTTAATTCTATAAAGTGAATTAGAAAAAAGATGTGTATTTATTAGAGAAACAGCTCAACAGGAAAGTAATCTATGTGCTTAAACgttaatttattcaatgtttaacATCTAATATGCACAGGTTCAAACCTCATATTACATACATTAATTTAGTCAACTGATTATGATATTTAGTCTAACAGACTATTTTCATTACTATGCTTTAAATAATACCAAAGcacctaattcatattaataacctatttgattttattattaaatttatgtAGAAATTTGATGAAACattcaatcaaatttatcataatagtttacaaaattattattcaatcatGAATAGTCTATCAAAGTGTACAACATTATCTGAATCAACTGATAGTCAATTATGTTTTAATTCaaatttaacaacaacaacaacaacaacaacaccgactactactactactacaacaaAAACGAATGATAATACTACTTTTAATGAAAATAGTAGTATTGATACAAATTTGATCAATTTCAATAAAGATTTATCAATAATGAATGAACAAAATGAACCAATCAATTTATGTATTCGTGATCAATTTAAGTTAGATTTAATGCAATAtactaataaaatgaaaattatcagtagtatattttgTGCTAATAATATTCATGATCCTGATCGGAATAATATCGATTATTTTGGTATGAATCAttttaatggtaataatataaatgacaattataataattcattttatcttacggatttaactaataaaatgaatatgaatttataTGCTACAACCAATAAAATGATGTCAGCGGAGTTGAAATGGTTACCAGACAGTTTAAACCAATTtcttatgatgaattataataatatacatcataattttgattataattCTGCTAATATTACtagtactagtactactactgttattgataataataatagtaataatatccAAGGTAGTTCAATGTATTCTATAATACGTACACCTTCGCCAACAGTTCAACAATCCCATCTTGATAATGAATTTTTAACATCGACACCAGTATGGCGTAATAAGCTTACAGATGATATAGAAACAGTAAAAATTGAACGAGAAAACCTTAGAGAACAACAAAACGAAAGGGAAACATCAATAAATGAAACTGAGAAAATGAAGTGGAGAAAATATTCACGACAAATTAATCGTTTATATTATTCACGTAGTAAAATTGTACATACACAACGAAAAATTCATCGAAAATTAAAAAATCATtctgatagtaataatataCAGAAAAACCCAATTAACGGTGAAGATGCTAATGATAATGGTGTTATCACATGTCGTACAAATACTAGATCAATTTGTAGGAGACGTCGTGTAGGTTGGCGTGGAACAACAATATGTGCAGCATGTGGATTAATGTTTGAAGGAATGAATCAACTTAACACGCATTATTCACATGTACATGGAAGTCTTCTAGAATCAGAATGCACTTTTGCACAATATTCAAATAGTAAGACATCTAAATTACTATTTCAAGTgagtgaagttttaattcatggTGTTTTTATGAAAGATTATTCACTTAAATATTTGTAAGTAGATAAACATATAAATGGATAGTTTTAGATAAGTCTATTGAATATCCAGCTCATGAACAAAAtcacaa of the Schistosoma haematobium chromosome 4, whole genome shotgun sequence genome contains:
- a CDS encoding hypothetical protein (EggNog:ENOG4101MTV) — encoded protein: MNSLSKCTTLSESTDSQLCFNSNLTTTTTTTTPTTTTTTTKTNDNTTFNENSSIDTNLINFNKDLSIMNEQNEPINLCIRDQFKLDLMQYTNKMKIISSIFCANNIHDPDRNNIDYFGMNHFNGNNINDNYNNSFYLTDLTNKMNMNLYATTNKMMSAELKWLPDSLNQFLMMNYNNIHHNFDYNSANITSTSTTTVIDNNNSNNIQGSSMYSIIRTPSPTVQQSHLDNEFLTSTPVWRNKLTDDIETVKIERENLREQQNERETSINETEKMKWRKYSRQINRLYYSRSKIVHTQRKIHRKLKNHSDSNNIQKNPINGEDANDNGVITCRTNTRSICRRRRVGWRGTTICAACGLMFEGMNQLNTHYSHVHGSLLESECTFAQYSNKLQNNSLTSTTNEKNLIPTTSVSLTTCKENHLNISSINSTVNHSIDKPFNQSNQPTKSYPCPKCNYIAKWPTELQKHVMVHANSRPFICCVCTTSYKWSWDLGRHFTNSHPNLPNPYKRQRISKHNF